The sequence below is a genomic window from Barrientosiimonas humi.
TCCCGCGCGACGCGCACCCCATGTCGGTGCTGTCGGCGGCGGTCTCGGCGCTCGGCACCTTCTACCCCGACGCCCTGTCGATCACCGACGAGGAGCAGATCGACCAGTCGTCGGTGCGGCTCATGGCCAAGCTGCCGACCATCGCGGCCTACGCCCACAAGAAGAGCCAGGGTCAGCCGACGCTCTACCCCGACAACCGCCTCGACCTGGTGAGCAACTTCCTGCGGATGACCTTCGGGGTCCCCGCGGAGGAGTACGACGTCGACCCGGTCGTCTCCAAGGCGCTCGACCAGCTGTTCATCCTGCACGCCGACCACGAGCAGAACTGCTCCACCTCGACGGTGCGCCTGGTCGGCTCGGGCCACGCCAACCTGTTCGCCTCGATCAGCGCCGGCATCCACGCGCTGTCCGGCCCGCTGCACGGCGGCGCCAACTCGGCGGTGCTCGCGATGCTCGACGAGATCGACGGCAGCGACGACGACGTCGACACCTTCATGAAGCGGGTGAAGAACAAGGAGGCCGGCGTCAAGCTGATGGGCTTCGGCCACCGGGTCTACAAGAACTACGACCCGCGCGCCGCCATCGTGAAGGAGACCGCCCACGAGGTGCTCCAGAAGATGGGCGTCAACGACCCGCAGCTCGACATCGCGATGCGGCTCGAGGAGATCGCGCTCAAGGACGACTACTTCGTCGAGCGCAAGCTCTACCCGAACGTCGACTTCTACACCGGCCTGATCTACAAGGCCATGGGCTTCCCCACCGACATGTTCACGGTGCTGTTCGCCATCGGCCGCCTCCCGGGCTGGATCGCCCAGTGGCGCGAGATGATGAACGACCCGGCCACCAAGATCGGGCGCCCGCGCCAGGTCTACATCGGTGAGACCGAGCGCGCGTACGTCGGCATGAACCAGCGCTGACCCCGCGCCGCCCGACAGCGCCGAACGCACGACGGCGGACCACGTATGACGTGGTCCGCCGTCGTCGTATCTGGTCCGCCGTCGTGGCCGGCGGGCCGAGCGCCGGGGCCTACGCGAACGGGATCGGCGCGTAGCCGCGGCAGGCCGGACGGAACGACTTGGGGCCGTCGGCCAGGGCGTTCATCGTCAGCTGCAGCGTCGGGTCGTCCAGGTAGATCAGCGCGTGGCCGGTGAAGTCGCCCGGGCAGCGCTCCTGCAGCAGCACGTTGTTGACGTCGTCACCCTCCAGCGCCTGGGTCTGGTACGGCGTGACGACCTTGTCGTACTTGGTCATCACGACCGTGTAGCTGGGGCCGGTCGGCACCCGGTTGCCGTCGGCCCACAGCTCGCGCGTGTAGTCGCTGGAGTAGGTCTGGTCGATCGCGCCGGGGAACTGGCCGAACTCCGACAGCCCGGTCACGAAGCCCATCGCGTTGAACGTGTTGCCGAGGGTGACGATGCCGTTGAGGTCGGTGCCGTGCGAGCTGGGCGCCCAGCCGACGTAGTGGTCGACCTGCGAGGCGCCGCCCATCTTCTTCATCCACC
It includes:
- a CDS encoding citrate synthase, translated to MTTEGAATLKAGDRELELALQPATEGNSGYDISALLKETGNTTLDVGFVNTASCQSAITYIDGDAGILRYRGYPIDQLAKESTFLEVSYLLIYGELPTQQQLEEFTARVSRHTMLQEDLKDLLAAFPRDAHPMSVLSAAVSALGTFYPDALSITDEEQIDQSSVRLMAKLPTIAAYAHKKSQGQPTLYPDNRLDLVSNFLRMTFGVPAEEYDVDPVVSKALDQLFILHADHEQNCSTSTVRLVGSGHANLFASISAGIHALSGPLHGGANSAVLAMLDEIDGSDDDVDTFMKRVKNKEAGVKLMGFGHRVYKNYDPRAAIVKETAHEVLQKMGVNDPQLDIAMRLEEIALKDDYFVERKLYPNVDFYTGLIYKAMGFPTDMFTVLFAIGRLPGWIAQWREMMNDPATKIGRPRQVYIGETERAYVGMNQR